TTCTCATTAGGTTCAAAATAATGGACTAGCGTGGCTTCTAAACACTTTTTCGTCTTCGTATATTGAATCATTTTATTGAGTTTCTCGCCCATTTTTTCTTTATAATCATCATCTGCCTTAGAAGAAGCAATAAAGAATTGATGCAGACCGATGTCACGTTCACTATATAATAAAATACAATCACTCTCTAAACCATCACGTCCAGCACGGCCCGCTTCTTGATAATAAGATTCCAAATCACCTGGCATATTATAGTGAATGACGAAGCGAACATTAGATTTATCGATGCCCATTCCAAATGCATTTGTCGCAATAACGACCTTCGTTTTATCAAAAACAAAGTCGTTTTGAGCCGCTTCACGTTCTTTATTAGTTAAACCCGCATGATAAATCGCACTATTAATATCTTGGTCTTCAAAAACTTGTTGCAGTTCTTCCACTTGTTTACGTGTAGAGCAATAAATAATACCCGCTTTATCTGCGTGTTCCTTTACATATTCCAACACAAATTTCTGACGTTGATACGTTGAATTGACTTTAAATTTCAAATTAGGACGTTTGATACTCGTCTTAACCATATCATTTGAAGCAATATGCAGTCTTTCCATAATATCTTGCTGCACCTCAGCTGTCGCAGTAGCAGTCAAAGCAGCAACTGCAAAGTGTTGCGGCAAACACATCACTTTACCGATGACTTGTTGGTAACTCGGTCTGAAATCATGACCCCATTTTGAAATACAGTGTGCTTCATCAAATGCGACCAATTTAATATCCAATCCATAAAGCAATTTCATGAACTGATTATTTTCAAAGCGTTCTGGAGCCACATATAAAAATTGTATTTCACCATTAAGCAATTGTTTCTCTACAGCTTTTTGGTCTTTTTGAGACAAACTACTGTTTAAATATGCTGCATTAATCCCCATCGCTTTCAGCTGATCTACTTGGTCTTTCATCAATGAAATCAACGGACTGATTACAACAGTGACTCCGCCCATCATCAGACCCGGTACTTGATAACATAATGATTTACCGCCACCAGTCGGTAAAACCCCTAACACATTTTGTTTATCTAGTATTTTGGAAATAATTTCTTTTTGTCCAGGACGGAATGTTTGGTATCCAAAATAATGTGATAATGTTGTTTCCATATTTTTGACCCCTCATTGTTCCTTTAATTCTTCAAGTTCACTCCATCTTGTCATATCTTGCTCGTATTGTGCCTCTAAAGTTTCTTTTTCAGAATTAAGTGCTTGTATTTTTGTATAATCATCACTCGCATCTACCATCTCTTGTTCAATTGCTTCAAGACGCGCTTCTGATTCCTCAATTCTTGCCATCACCGTTTCATATTCACGCTTTTCTTTATACGATAACCCTTTACGTTGTCTTTCTTTCGTTTGTTTAG
Above is a genomic segment from Staphylococcus piscifermentans containing:
- the recQ gene encoding DNA helicase RecQ; the protein is METTLSHYFGYQTFRPGQKEIISKILDKQNVLGVLPTGGGKSLCYQVPGLMMGGVTVVISPLISLMKDQVDQLKAMGINAAYLNSSLSQKDQKAVEKQLLNGEIQFLYVAPERFENNQFMKLLYGLDIKLVAFDEAHCISKWGHDFRPSYQQVIGKVMCLPQHFAVAALTATATAEVQQDIMERLHIASNDMVKTSIKRPNLKFKVNSTYQRQKFVLEYVKEHADKAGIIYCSTRKQVEELQQVFEDQDINSAIYHAGLTNKEREAAQNDFVFDKTKVVIATNAFGMGIDKSNVRFVIHYNMPGDLESYYQEAGRAGRDGLESDCILLYSERDIGLHQFFIASSKADDDYKEKMGEKLNKMIQYTKTKKCLEATLVHYFEPNEKLEECGRCSNCVNENKTYDMTDEAKKIISCIVRMRQQETYGVIIQVLRGEISDYVKYNQYDELSTFGIMKSYTTSECSHLIDELRFKGFLNENDEVLTCDKKVKKVLSESLKIYTVPFKRKAKEKVNINTIEGVDRALFDELVAVRKSLSEKLNIAPISIFTDFTLEEFAKRKPESKQEMIAIDGVGSYKLKHYCPKFIETIHNYKAQV